A genomic window from Halogeometricum borinquense DSM 11551 includes:
- a CDS encoding DUF5785 family protein — MDWPHDPDSEEGSEGMRKYGQAIIAKKVDEDEDFPLSTAEFVEEHGDDPIRIDYETVVSLRDIFENVEEESFEAFVPFHKAVGRAMRENGYWFYEGADQFAETKNSA, encoded by the coding sequence ATGGACTGGCCACACGACCCTGATAGCGAAGAAGGGAGTGAGGGAATGCGCAAGTACGGGCAGGCAATCATTGCGAAGAAGGTAGACGAAGACGAGGACTTCCCCCTCTCGACGGCGGAGTTCGTCGAAGAACACGGTGACGACCCGATTCGGATCGACTACGAGACGGTTGTCTCGCTTCGGGATATCTTCGAGAACGTCGAAGAAGAGTCGTTCGAGGCCTTCGTGCCGTTCCACAAAGCCGTCGGTCGCGCGATGCGCGAGAACGGCTACTGGTTCTACGAGGGCGCAGACCAGTTCGCCGAGACGAAAAACAGCGCCTGA
- the udk gene encoding uridine kinase: MTIPSFVIGIAGGTGAGKTTVARLITENVGESVTRIPIDNYYNDLSHLELSERESVNYDHPSAFEWELLHDQLATLLQGQPIEMPKYDFEVHNRKDETETVEPTDVIIIEGILALHDEEINEMFDLRLYVETDADVRILRRIQRDVIERGRDLEGVIDQYLSTVKPMHEQFIEPTKKQADLIIPEGANSVAVNLLEEKVQAEVEGDTTRDWERPTPE; encoded by the coding sequence ATGACCATCCCGTCGTTCGTCATCGGTATCGCGGGCGGGACCGGCGCTGGCAAGACTACCGTCGCACGACTCATCACGGAGAACGTCGGCGAGTCCGTCACGCGCATCCCAATCGACAACTACTACAACGACTTGAGTCACCTCGAACTATCCGAACGCGAGTCGGTCAACTACGACCATCCGTCGGCGTTCGAGTGGGAACTCCTCCACGACCAACTCGCAACGCTGTTGCAGGGACAGCCAATCGAGATGCCGAAGTATGATTTCGAGGTACACAATCGTAAGGACGAAACTGAGACGGTTGAACCGACTGACGTTATTATCATCGAGGGCATCCTCGCGCTTCACGACGAGGAGATAAACGAGATGTTCGACTTGCGTCTCTACGTCGAAACCGACGCGGACGTGCGCATCCTCCGGCGCATCCAACGCGACGTTATCGAACGCGGCCGCGACCTCGAAGGCGTCATCGACCAGTACCTCTCGACGGTCAAACCGATGCACGAGCAGTTTATCGAACCGACGAAGAAACAGGCCGACCTCATCATCCCTGAAGGCGCAAATAGCGTCGCTGTGAACCTCCTCGAAGAGAAAGTACAGGCCGAGGTCGAAGGTGACACGACGCGCGATTGGGAACGTCCCACTCCGGAATAA
- a CDS encoding ABC transporter substrate-binding protein — protein sequence MARDIARRDFLKRAGAASAVGAAGLSGCIGSPGGGGGGPEGLVVIGYPESGIQLFRDYYSQSDGSESILVPDGLRDGAMPGQVGNDMANVTGTAPAAGGPNQEAFNQLFQDEYNAAPGVFTSQSYDSVALLILANAAAGENSGPALKEQMRRIANPGGDEYGPEKFVEAVEAAANGDDINYQGASSATNFNEKGDPASAAYAIWEFEGTDSDSTATQEVQNFEGENPEGSGPSADSGPGGSDREISVGILLPETGDLASVGAPMIQAAQIPVKQVNNANPAGLTVNAQIEDTQTSPSAGTSAAQALVSAGVPGVCGSASSGVNVPVSQQAFIPNEVVGCSPSSTALSVSNLEDNDFIFRTAPSDFLQGRVMAQVMSERLEASTVSTLFVNNDYGQQLSNRFANVFEEQFDGEVYHQTAFNIGESSYSSVIETALSAPDN from the coding sequence ATGGCACGTGATATCGCACGCCGTGACTTTCTGAAGCGCGCGGGTGCAGCCAGTGCTGTGGGAGCAGCGGGACTATCAGGGTGTATCGGAAGCCCCGGAGGAGGGGGAGGCGGTCCGGAAGGACTCGTTGTCATCGGCTACCCGGAAAGCGGAATTCAACTCTTCCGCGACTACTACAGCCAGTCCGACGGGTCCGAGAGCATTCTCGTCCCCGACGGTCTGCGCGACGGTGCGATGCCCGGTCAGGTCGGCAACGACATGGCGAACGTCACCGGGACAGCACCGGCGGCGGGCGGTCCGAATCAGGAAGCGTTCAACCAACTGTTCCAAGACGAGTACAACGCAGCGCCGGGTGTGTTCACCTCACAGTCGTACGACTCCGTGGCGCTGCTCATCCTCGCAAACGCCGCGGCGGGTGAGAACAGCGGTCCGGCGCTGAAAGAGCAGATGCGTCGCATCGCCAACCCCGGAGGCGACGAGTACGGTCCGGAGAAATTCGTCGAAGCGGTGGAAGCGGCCGCCAACGGCGACGACATCAACTATCAGGGTGCGTCGTCCGCGACGAACTTCAACGAGAAGGGCGACCCGGCGTCAGCCGCGTACGCCATCTGGGAGTTCGAGGGAACCGACTCGGATTCGACGGCCACCCAAGAGGTGCAAAACTTCGAAGGCGAAAACCCAGAGGGGAGCGGACCGTCGGCCGACAGCGGACCGGGAGGTTCCGACCGCGAAATCTCGGTGGGGATTCTCCTCCCTGAAACCGGCGACCTCGCGTCCGTCGGTGCGCCGATGATTCAAGCGGCACAGATCCCGGTCAAACAGGTCAACAACGCCAATCCGGCGGGACTGACCGTCAACGCGCAGATTGAGGACACGCAGACATCGCCCAGCGCCGGCACTTCGGCCGCACAGGCACTCGTCAGTGCGGGCGTTCCGGGCGTCTGTGGCTCTGCGTCGTCTGGTGTCAACGTTCCCGTCTCACAGCAGGCGTTCATCCCGAACGAAGTCGTCGGCTGTTCGCCGTCCTCGACGGCGCTGTCGGTGTCGAACCTCGAAGACAACGACTTCATCTTCCGGACGGCACCGTCGGACTTCCTGCAGGGCCGTGTCATGGCGCAGGTCATGTCCGAGCGACTTGAGGCGTCCACCGTCTCGACGCTGTTCGTCAACAACGACTACGGCCAGCAACTGTCGAACCGCTTTGCCAACGTGTTCGAAGAGCAGTTCGACGGTGAGGTGTACCACCAGACCGCGTTCAACATCGGAGAGTCTTCGTACTCCTCAGTCATCGAG